A section of the Phacochoerus africanus isolate WHEZ1 chromosome 4, ROS_Pafr_v1, whole genome shotgun sequence genome encodes:
- the GPR151 gene encoding G-protein coupled receptor 151, whose protein sequence is MPPAALAGSNSSTMNVSFAHLHFAGGYLPSDSKDWRSTVPALLVAVCLVGSVGNLCVIGVLLHGAWKGKPSLIHSLILNLSLADLSLLLFSAPVRATAYSKGVWDLGWFVCKSSDWFIHTCMAAKSLTIVAVAKVCCAYARDPARQVSTHSCTIWSVLGAIWAVACLLPLPEWFFSTTRHHAGVEMCLVAVPAVAQEFMSVFGKLYPLLVFCLPSLFASFYFWRAYGQCRKRGTKPQNLRNQMRSRQLTLMLLSVAVTSALLWLPEWVAWLWTWHLKAGGPAPPQGFIALSQLLMFSISSANPLIFLVASEEFREGREGLWKWVISKKRPTASVSRETPAGDSQAFPDSVPASPASIPERGETGSPASGRGKADKAEIPTLPDVEQFWHERDSAPCVQDSDPAPWEHDDQETGDRDK, encoded by the coding sequence ATGCCGCCGGCCGCCCTGGCCGGCTCCAACTCGAGCACCATGAACGTGTCTTTCGCTCACCTGCACTTTGCCGGTGGGTACCTGCCCTCGGACTCCAAGGACTGGAGGAGCACGGTCCCAGCTCTCCTGGTGGCCGTCTGCCTGGTGGGCTCCGTGGGGAACCTGTGCGTGATTGGTGTCCTCCTTCACGGCGCCTGGAAGGGAAAGCCATCCCTGATCCACTCCCTGATTCTCAACCTCAGCCTGGCTgatctctctctcctgctcttttCGGCACCTGTCCGAGCTACGGCGTACTCCAAAGGCGTTTGGGATCTAGGCTGGTTTGTCTGCAAGTCCTCTGACTGGTTCATCCACACGTGTATGGCAGCCAAGAGCCTGACCATCGTCGCAGTGGCCAAAGTGTGCTGCGCCTACGCCAGGGACCCAGCCCGGCAAGTGAGCACCCACAGCTGCACCATCTGGTCGGTGCTGGGGGCCATCTGGGCTGTGGCCTGTCTGCTGCCCCTGCCGGAGTGGTTCTTCAGCACCACCAGGCACCATGCAGGCGTGGAGATGTGCCTCGTGGCTGTACCCGCTGTGGCCCAAGAGTTCATGTCTGTGTTTGGTAAGCTCTACCCTCTCCTGGTGTTCTGCCTCCCATCGCTCTTTGCCAGCTTTTACTTCTGGAGAGCTTATGGCCAATGTCGGAAACGAGGCACTAAGCCTCAAAACCTGAGGAACCAGATGCGCTCGAGGCAGCTCACACTGATGCTGCTGAGCGTGGCCGTCACctctgctctgctgtggctcCCTGAGTGGGTAGCGTGGCTGTGGACATGGCATCTGAAGGCTGGCGGCCCGGCCCCACCGCAGGGTTTTATAGCCCTGTCTCAGCTCCTCATGTTTTCCATCTCCTCCGCAAACCCTCTCATCTTCCTGGTGGCGTCCGAGGAGTTCAGGGAGGGCCGGGAAGGCTTGTGGAAATGGGTAATAAGCAAGAAGCGTCCGACGGCCTCCGTGTCGCGGGAGACACCTGCTGGCGACTCACAGGCCTTTCCCGACAGTGTTCCGGCATCCCCAGCATCCATACCAGAGAGAGGGGAGACCGGCTCTCCCGCCTCCGGCCGAGGGAAAGCTGACAAGGCAGAAATCCCCACCCTGCCTGATGTAGAGCAGTTCTGGCACGAGAGAGACTCAGCCCCTTGTGTTCAGGACAGTGACCCTGCCCCCTGGGAACACGACGATCAGGAGACAGGCGATCGTGACAAATAG